In a single window of the Flavobacterium sp. W4I14 genome:
- a CDS encoding outer membrane protein assembly factor BamD (product_source=KO:K05807; cath_funfam=1.25.40.10; cog=COG4105; ko=KO:K05807; pfam=PF13525; superfamily=48452; tigrfam=TIGR03302), which yields MFKVKHLIILVFVAALGIAGCKSRFEKLRASNDVAKKYQEALRLYNKRDYSKALVLFEDLSQKYRGRAEAEDLNYYYAYTLYRLSDYTTARYQFKSFAETYPASKNAEEARYMGAYCFYLESPNFSLDQENTYKAIDALQLFINLYPTSDRAAAAGKYIATLRGKLEDKAFENAKMYLTTGPSNVDNYRAAVIALKNAQRDYPDIKYAEEMDFLMIKAQYLYAKNSYIIRQEDRYNEALALYTEFTENHPDSKYTKDAKLLKEDVEAGIVATKQELALYAADQEKYKQMLIRTGKLKDTVSTKPTNADNTNIKNK from the coding sequence ATGTTTAAAGTTAAACACTTAATTATTTTAGTATTTGTTGCCGCGCTGGGTATTGCGGGTTGTAAAAGTCGTTTCGAGAAATTGAGAGCTAGTAATGACGTTGCAAAAAAATACCAAGAGGCGCTTCGTTTGTATAATAAACGCGATTACAGTAAAGCATTGGTGCTTTTTGAGGATCTTTCTCAAAAATATCGTGGTCGTGCAGAAGCTGAGGATCTGAACTATTATTATGCTTATACACTATATAGATTAAGTGATTACACAACTGCAAGATACCAGTTTAAAAGTTTTGCAGAAACCTACCCGGCAAGTAAAAATGCTGAAGAAGCGAGATACATGGGGGCGTATTGTTTCTATTTAGAATCTCCAAATTTCTCTTTAGATCAGGAAAACACCTATAAAGCTATTGATGCATTACAATTATTCATTAACTTATACCCAACCAGCGATCGTGCTGCAGCTGCTGGCAAATATATTGCTACATTAAGGGGTAAGTTAGAGGATAAAGCATTTGAAAATGCTAAAATGTATTTAACTACAGGGCCTAGTAATGTAGATAACTACAGGGCAGCGGTTATTGCTTTAAAAAATGCGCAAAGAGATTACCCAGATATTAAATATGCTGAGGAAATGGATTTCTTGATGATTAAAGCGCAGTATTTATACGCAAAAAACAGTTATATCATCCGCCAGGAAGACCGTTATAATGAAGCACTTGCTTTATATACTGAGTTTACTGAAAACCATCCTGACAGTAAATACACTAAAGATGCAAAGCTACTTAAGGAAGATGTTGAAGCGGGGATTGTGGCTACAAAACAAGAATTGGCATTATATGCCGCTGATCAGGAAAAATACAAGCAGATGTTGATCAGAACTGGTAAATTAAAGGATACCGTTTCTACAAAACCAACTAATGCTGATAACACGAATATTAAAAACAAGTAA